A section of the Symphalangus syndactylus isolate Jambi chromosome 19, NHGRI_mSymSyn1-v2.1_pri, whole genome shotgun sequence genome encodes:
- the LOC129458562 gene encoding uncharacterized protein isoform X3 has product MSSQPTVRQAETEGPGARGVCEVQAEGTWENSPQKNALQPGRLQRSGRKSSRTYFRPASGGEGRPPQLAPPTAWSRDHHPRRRASVLLRPPSAVPEDRSDSTRLTACTVTKKTVPPPGAEICVIVGKQRKANKGTVNGITWLEYGSNYKACSALERRQPT; this is encoded by the exons ATGTCGTCACAGCCTACGGTGAGACAAGCGGAGACCGAAGGACCTGGAGCAAGAGGAGTGTGCGAGGTACAGGCCGAGGGAACCTGGGAAAACAGCCCGCAGAAAAACGCTTTGCAGCCGGGCCGACTACAACGCAGTGGCCGGAAGTCTTCCCGCACGTACTTCCGGCCTGCGtccggaggggaggggaggccgcCGCAGCTGGCTCCGCCCACCGCGTGGTCCAGGGACCACCACCCCCGCCGTCGCGCGAGCGTACTATTGCGGCCGCCCTCTGCTGTGCCTGAAGACAGAAGCGACTCTACACGCCTCACAGCATGCACTGTTACTAAAAAGACGGTGCCTCCTCCTGGAGCTGAGATCTGTGTGATCGTGGGAAAGCAACGAAAAGC GAACAAAGGAACAGTAAATGGAATAACTTGGCTAGAATATGGCAGTAACTACAAGGCATGTTCTGCTCTGGAACGAAG
- the LOC129458562 gene encoding uncharacterized protein isoform X2, which yields MSSQPTVRQAETEGPGARGVCEVQAEGTWENSPQKNALQPGRLQRSGRKSSRTYFRPASGGEGRPPQLAPPTAWSRDHHPRRRASVLLRPPSAVPEDRSDSTRLTACTVTKKTVPPPGAEICVIVGKQRKANKGTVNGITWLEYGSNYKACSALERRKTTTSSQGEEGNAI from the exons ATGTCGTCACAGCCTACGGTGAGACAAGCGGAGACCGAAGGACCTGGAGCAAGAGGAGTGTGCGAGGTACAGGCCGAGGGAACCTGGGAAAACAGCCCGCAGAAAAACGCTTTGCAGCCGGGCCGACTACAACGCAGTGGCCGGAAGTCTTCCCGCACGTACTTCCGGCCTGCGtccggaggggaggggaggccgcCGCAGCTGGCTCCGCCCACCGCGTGGTCCAGGGACCACCACCCCCGCCGTCGCGCGAGCGTACTATTGCGGCCGCCCTCTGCTGTGCCTGAAGACAGAAGCGACTCTACACGCCTCACAGCATGCACTGTTACTAAAAAGACGGTGCCTCCTCCTGGAGCTGAGATCTGTGTGATCGTGGGAAAGCAACGAAAAGC GAACAAAGGAACAGTAAATGGAATAACTTGGCTAGAATATGGCAGTAACTACAAGGCATGTTCTGCTCTGGAACGAAG gaagacaacCACCTCAAGTCAGGGAGAGGAAG